In uncultured Cohaesibacter sp., a genomic segment contains:
- a CDS encoding uracil-DNA glycosylase family protein — protein MVSDIDLLAEEIARCRICRDGPDGQCLPHDPRPVVRLSASARICIAGQAPGMRVHKTGIPFNDPSGDRLRDWMGVSRQVFYDQRRVAIVPMGFCFPGYDAKGGDLPPRKECVGRWHDRVFATMPQLELILVIGQYAQRYHLGARRGKTLTQTVQMARRLWLEQANPRILPLPHPSWRNSAWLKKNPWFESDVLPLLRREVQKYCCP, from the coding sequence ATGGTCTCAGACATTGATTTGCTGGCAGAAGAGATCGCTAGGTGCCGTATTTGTCGTGATGGCCCTGATGGTCAATGTCTGCCGCACGATCCACGCCCGGTGGTCAGATTGTCAGCAAGTGCAAGGATATGCATTGCAGGGCAGGCACCCGGGATGCGGGTTCACAAGACCGGTATCCCCTTCAACGATCCATCCGGCGACCGGTTGCGCGACTGGATGGGCGTGAGTCGGCAGGTCTTTTATGATCAGCGCCGCGTTGCCATCGTCCCAATGGGCTTCTGCTTTCCCGGATATGATGCCAAGGGCGGGGATCTACCGCCGCGCAAGGAGTGTGTCGGGAGATGGCATGACAGGGTTTTTGCTACAATGCCACAGTTGGAACTCATTCTCGTTATCGGGCAATATGCCCAGCGCTATCATCTGGGTGCCCGGCGCGGCAAGACGTTGACCCAGACTGTGCAAATGGCGCGCCGCCTTTGGCTGGAGCAGGCCAACCCCCGCATCCTGCCGCTGCCCCATCCTTCATGGCGCAATAGTGCGTGGCTTAAAAAAAATCCATGGTTTGAAAGTGATGTCCTGCCTCTGCTGAGGCGAGAGGTGCAAAAATATTGTTGCCCATGA
- a CDS encoding ABC transporter substrate-binding protein, with protein MRLFNKIAIAATALMMVAGGAQAADKILIGTEGAYPPFNELTSDGKLIGFDIDMANALCDEMKVECEFVVQDWDGMIPALIAGKFDAVIASMSITPDRLKKVDFSKKYYNTPGALAVPKDSKLAAISPEDLPAAVEQLKGLTIGAQSSTTHSNFAEQKLPDTELKLYPTSDEYKLDLEAGRLDGVTDDVVVLDEWVKSEAGACCKILGTFPAIAEIYGQGAGIAVRKGETELADKFSAAIKAIRANGKYKEINDKYFDFDVYGGDE; from the coding sequence ATGCGTCTATTTAACAAAATTGCTATCGCAGCAACCGCACTCATGATGGTCGCTGGCGGAGCGCAGGCTGCAGACAAGATTTTGATCGGTACCGAGGGTGCCTATCCTCCGTTCAACGAACTCACCTCAGACGGCAAGCTGATCGGTTTCGATATCGACATGGCAAATGCCCTCTGCGACGAAATGAAAGTGGAATGCGAATTCGTCGTACAGGATTGGGACGGCATGATCCCTGCCCTGATCGCCGGCAAGTTCGATGCCGTCATCGCTTCCATGTCCATTACGCCTGATCGCCTGAAAAAGGTCGATTTCTCCAAGAAATATTACAACACACCGGGCGCTCTGGCTGTTCCCAAGGATTCCAAGCTGGCCGCGATCTCCCCTGAAGATCTGCCTGCCGCTGTAGAACAGCTCAAGGGCCTGACAATTGGTGCCCAGTCTTCCACGACTCACTCCAATTTCGCCGAACAGAAGCTGCCGGACACCGAGCTGAAACTCTACCCGACCTCTGACGAATATAAGCTCGATCTGGAAGCCGGTCGTCTTGATGGTGTCACCGATGACGTTGTCGTCCTCGACGAATGGGTGAAATCCGAAGCTGGCGCCTGCTGCAAGATCCTCGGCACCTTCCCTGCCATCGCTGAAATTTATGGTCAGGGCGCAGGCATTGCCGTCCGCAAGGGCGAAACCGAGCTTGCTGACAAATTCAGCGCTGCCATCAAGGCCATCCGCGCCAATGGCAAATACAAGGAAATCAACGACAAGTATTTCGACTTCGACGTCTATGGTGGCGACGAGTAA
- a CDS encoding ABC transporter permease — translation MKDKLFSASKITGFLLLAIWIAFFIGIIWFLYDSYDADYVARYWPKYLNGFLTSIELVALSVVLGGILSLPVAFGRMSKVKLFNRIAFGYIYFFRGTPLLAQLFLLYYGFGQFRHFWQDLNMWWLFRDSWSIALLSFTLNTAAYQAEILRGAIMNVPKGQIEGAQSLGLPKFVTFFKVILPQALIVALRPYGNEFILMIKGSAVVSIISVYDLMGETRRAFSQTYDFQAYIYAAIFYLVCVEIIRRLWDVIELRLTRHLRRDSD, via the coding sequence ATGAAGGACAAGCTCTTCAGCGCCAGCAAGATTACCGGCTTTCTGCTGCTGGCCATCTGGATCGCCTTCTTCATCGGCATCATCTGGTTTCTCTATGACAGTTACGATGCCGACTATGTTGCCCGTTACTGGCCCAAATATCTCAATGGCTTCCTGACATCGATCGAGCTGGTCGCACTGTCTGTTGTCCTTGGCGGCATACTTTCGCTCCCCGTCGCCTTCGGGCGCATGTCCAAGGTCAAGCTGTTTAACCGCATCGCTTTTGGCTATATCTATTTCTTCCGCGGCACGCCTCTGCTGGCACAGCTGTTCCTGCTCTATTACGGCTTTGGCCAGTTTCGCCATTTCTGGCAGGATCTGAATATGTGGTGGCTGTTCCGTGACAGCTGGTCCATTGCGCTGCTGTCCTTCACGCTCAACACGGCGGCCTATCAGGCAGAAATCCTGCGCGGTGCCATCATGAATGTGCCCAAGGGCCAGATAGAAGGGGCGCAGAGTCTGGGCCTGCCCAAATTCGTTACCTTCTTCAAGGTGATCCTGCCGCAGGCGCTGATCGTCGCGCTGCGCCCTTATGGCAATGAGTTCATTCTGATGATCAAGGGCTCTGCCGTTGTTTCGATCATCTCGGTCTATGACCTGATGGGTGAAACCCGCCGCGCCTTCTCCCAGACCTATGACTTTCAGGCCTATATCTATGCGGCGATTTTCTATCTCGTCTGCGTGGAAATCATCCGCAGGCTATGGGATGTCATCGAGCTTCGCCTGACGCGCCACTTACGGCGCGACAGCGATTGA
- a CDS encoding NAD(P)-dependent oxidoreductase, with the protein MAKVAFLGLGVMGYPMAAHLMHKGGHEVTVYNRTAQKAEKWVAEHGGAMATTPDKAAEGADFVFCCVGNDDDLREVTIGEYGALSTMKEGAIFIDNTTASAKVARELYEVAKAQDVGFIDAPVSGGQAGAENGVLTVMCGGDAEIFEKAKPVIEAYAKMVGLMGPSGSGQLTKMVNQICIAGLVQALSEGVHFAKQAGLDVEAVVDVISKGAAGSWQMENRAATMAKGAFEFGFAVDWMRKDLAIVLDEARSNQSHLPVTAAVDQFYSQVQSLGGSRWDTSSLIALLDRK; encoded by the coding sequence ATGGCCAAAGTTGCTTTTCTCGGTCTTGGTGTCATGGGCTATCCGATGGCAGCCCACCTTATGCATAAGGGCGGTCACGAGGTTACCGTTTACAATCGCACGGCACAAAAGGCCGAAAAATGGGTCGCCGAACATGGCGGAGCCATGGCCACCACTCCGGACAAGGCAGCAGAAGGTGCCGATTTCGTATTTTGCTGCGTGGGCAATGACGACGATTTGCGCGAGGTGACGATCGGCGAATATGGTGCGCTTTCCACCATGAAGGAAGGTGCCATTTTCATCGACAACACCACTGCCAGCGCCAAGGTTGCCCGCGAGCTTTATGAAGTCGCCAAGGCACAGGATGTCGGCTTCATTGACGCTCCGGTTTCTGGCGGTCAGGCTGGCGCAGAGAATGGCGTTCTCACGGTCATGTGCGGTGGCGATGCTGAGATTTTCGAAAAGGCCAAACCGGTCATCGAAGCCTATGCCAAGATGGTCGGTCTTATGGGGCCTTCCGGCTCAGGTCAGCTTACCAAGATGGTCAACCAGATCTGCATTGCCGGTCTTGTTCAGGCGCTTTCGGAAGGCGTCCATTTTGCCAAGCAGGCCGGTCTTGATGTGGAAGCCGTGGTCGATGTCATCTCAAAAGGCGCAGCTGGCTCATGGCAGATGGAAAACCGCGCGGCCACCATGGCCAAGGGCGCGTTCGAATTCGGCTTTGCGGTCGACTGGATGCGCAAGGATCTGGCGATTGTTCTGGACGAAGCCCGCAGCAACCAGTCCCATTTGCCGGTAACCGCAGCGGTTGACCAATTCTATTCTCAGGTACAGAGCCTTGGTGGCAGTCGCTGGGACACCTCCTCACTCATTGCCCTGCTTGACCGCAAGTAG
- a CDS encoding ABC transporter permease subunit (The N-terminal region of this protein, as described by TIGR01726, is a three transmembrane segment that identifies a subfamily of ABC transporter permease subunits, which specificities that include histidine, arginine, glutamine, glutamate, L-cystine (sic), the opines (in Agrobacterium) octopine and nopaline, etc.), translated as MDYLLKLLSFGATGWGDEIAHGVLYTVSLGICTLPVGLFMGFFLALGINAREPSIQRAAKLFTIIFRGLPELLTLFIVYYGGQILLNLLFQKVLGTSIEVNSFIAGMIALAFVFSSYASEVFLSAFKGIPQGQYEGAFALGLPWLKTMRLVIVPQLIKLALPGLSNLWLILLKDTSLVSVIGLTDTMHATGLAARNTKEAFFFFALACVIYLVLTFISSMALEAIEKRGRRGELR; from the coding sequence ATGGATTATTTACTGAAGCTCCTTTCCTTCGGAGCCACTGGTTGGGGCGACGAGATCGCTCATGGCGTTCTCTACACTGTCTCTCTTGGCATCTGCACCCTGCCGGTGGGCCTGTTTATGGGCTTTTTTCTTGCTTTGGGCATCAACGCCAGGGAGCCCAGCATTCAGAGGGCTGCCAAGCTCTTCACGATCATTTTTCGTGGTCTGCCCGAACTTCTGACCCTTTTCATCGTCTATTATGGCGGTCAGATTTTGCTGAATCTGCTGTTTCAGAAGGTTCTGGGCACCAGCATCGAGGTCAATTCCTTCATCGCAGGTATGATCGCTCTGGCCTTTGTTTTCTCATCCTATGCAAGTGAGGTTTTCCTCTCCGCCTTCAAGGGCATCCCGCAAGGGCAATATGAGGGAGCCTTTGCGCTCGGCTTGCCATGGCTCAAGACCATGCGTCTGGTCATCGTGCCGCAACTGATCAAGCTGGCGCTGCCGGGCCTTTCCAATCTCTGGCTGATCCTGCTCAAGGATACCTCGCTTGTTTCAGTGATCGGGCTGACCGACACCATGCATGCAACGGGCCTTGCGGCACGCAACACCAAGGAAGCCTTCTTCTTCTTTGCGCTGGCCTGCGTCATCTATCTGGTGCTGACCTTCATCTCCTCCATGGCTCTGGAAGCCATTGAAAAACGCGGCCGCCGCGGGGAGCTGCGCTGA
- the glyS gene encoding glycine--tRNA ligase subunit beta has protein sequence MPDLLLELFSEEIPARMQRRAAEDLKKLITGGLVDAGLTYEGAREFATPRRLALSITGLTASSPNISEERKGPRVGAPEKALEGFLRGAGLSSIDEAIIQSDPKKGDFYVAVINKPGRKAEDIIADLVPDVVRKFPWPKSQKWGQAGEGALRWVRPLHSILCTLSVEGEGSEIVPFSVEGIESGNQTEGHRFHAKESFTVKRFEDYVAALKERKVVLDLDERKEIILNDARTLAFAQGLELVEDMGLLEEVGGLVEWPVVLMGEFEQAFLDMPDEVIQTSIREHQKCFVLKDGKTGKLANKFILVSNLVAPDGGKTIVAGNQKVVRARLSDAKFFWETDLKTGLETRLYKLDSMVFHEKLGTQSERVQRLVNLSEALAPLVGADTALAGRAAKLAKADLVSDMVFEFTELQGLMGRYYALAQNEDPKVADAIEMHYKPQGPSDDVPTEPVSIAVALADKLDLLTGFWAIDEKPTGSKDPFALRRAALGVIRILEENGIRLSLLDIFKKARADFAQEDDLLSFFADRLSVYLKDKGARHDLLDAVFALGGQDDIVMISKRVEALGSFLSSDDGANLLAGYRRAANILRAEEKKSGTSFEGIVEGAHLLEAAEIALAAAIETARVAAQEAVAAEDFEAAMSALASLRAPVDDFFDKVLVNDERAEVRENRLRMLTQIRETTRAVADFSKIAG, from the coding sequence ATGCCAGACCTTCTGCTTGAGCTATTTTCCGAAGAAATCCCGGCCCGCATGCAGCGCCGGGCTGCTGAAGACTTGAAAAAACTGATCACCGGGGGTCTGGTGGATGCCGGTTTGACCTATGAGGGCGCTCGCGAGTTCGCCACCCCTCGCCGCCTTGCCCTGTCCATCACCGGACTGACCGCCTCCTCTCCGAACATTTCCGAAGAGCGCAAGGGGCCGCGCGTTGGTGCGCCCGAGAAGGCTCTGGAAGGCTTCCTGCGCGGTGCCGGGCTCTCTTCCATCGATGAGGCTATCATTCAGTCCGACCCCAAGAAGGGCGATTTCTATGTTGCCGTGATCAACAAGCCCGGTCGCAAGGCGGAAGACATCATCGCCGATCTGGTGCCCGATGTCGTGCGCAAATTCCCCTGGCCCAAGAGCCAGAAATGGGGTCAGGCTGGCGAAGGCGCTCTGCGCTGGGTCCGCCCGCTGCATTCGATCCTTTGTACCCTGTCGGTAGAAGGAGAAGGCTCGGAAATCGTTCCCTTCTCTGTCGAAGGCATCGAAAGCGGCAATCAGACCGAAGGCCATCGCTTCCATGCCAAGGAAAGCTTCACGGTCAAGCGCTTTGAGGATTATGTCGCCGCTCTCAAGGAGCGCAAGGTCGTGCTGGATCTGGACGAGCGCAAGGAAATCATCCTGAACGACGCCAGAACGCTTGCCTTTGCGCAGGGGCTGGAGCTGGTTGAAGATATGGGTCTGCTGGAAGAAGTCGGAGGTCTCGTCGAATGGCCCGTTGTTCTGATGGGCGAGTTCGAACAGGCTTTCCTCGACATGCCCGACGAAGTCATCCAGACCTCGATCCGCGAGCATCAGAAATGCTTTGTGCTCAAGGACGGCAAAACCGGCAAACTGGCCAACAAATTTATTCTGGTTTCCAACCTCGTTGCTCCCGATGGCGGCAAGACGATTGTTGCCGGGAACCAGAAGGTTGTCCGCGCGCGCCTGTCTGACGCCAAATTCTTCTGGGAAACCGACCTCAAGACCGGCCTTGAAACGCGCCTCTACAAGCTCGACAGCATGGTATTCCATGAAAAGCTCGGCACCCAGAGCGAGCGGGTTCAGCGCCTTGTGAACCTGTCCGAAGCTCTGGCGCCGCTGGTTGGCGCTGACACGGCGCTTGCAGGCCGGGCAGCCAAGCTGGCCAAGGCCGACCTTGTTTCCGACATGGTGTTCGAATTCACCGAGCTACAGGGGCTGATGGGCCGCTATTATGCTCTGGCACAGAATGAAGATCCCAAGGTGGCTGACGCCATCGAGATGCATTACAAGCCTCAGGGCCCCAGTGATGATGTGCCGACAGAGCCGGTATCCATCGCCGTTGCGCTGGCAGACAAGCTCGATCTTTTGACCGGTTTCTGGGCAATCGATGAAAAGCCGACCGGCTCGAAGGATCCATTTGCCTTGCGCCGCGCAGCACTCGGCGTCATCCGCATATTGGAAGAAAATGGCATTCGCCTTTCTCTGCTCGACATCTTCAAGAAGGCCCGCGCCGATTTTGCACAGGAAGACGACCTGCTCTCCTTCTTTGCGGATCGTCTCAGCGTCTATCTGAAAGACAAGGGAGCCCGTCATGATCTGCTTGATGCGGTCTTCGCGCTCGGCGGTCAGGACGATATCGTGATGATCTCCAAGCGCGTTGAAGCGTTGGGGTCCTTCCTTTCCAGCGATGATGGAGCCAATCTTCTTGCCGGTTATCGTCGCGCTGCCAACATTCTGCGCGCAGAGGAAAAGAAGTCCGGCACCAGCTTTGAAGGCATTGTCGAAGGGGCACATCTGCTCGAGGCAGCGGAAATCGCGCTGGCGGCAGCAATTGAGACGGCACGGGTTGCCGCTCAGGAAGCTGTAGCGGCCGAGGATTTCGAAGCCGCCATGTCGGCCCTTGCCAGCTTACGCGCTCCGGTCGATGATTTCTTTGACAAGGTGCTCGTCAATGACGAACGCGCCGAAGTCCGCGAAAACCGGTTGAGAATGTTGACCCAGATTCGCGAGACGACCCGCGCCGTGGCCGATTTCTCCAAAATTGCCGGTTGA
- a CDS encoding Lrp/AsnC family transcriptional regulator has translation MDRLDRRILQILQEDATMPVAEIGRRVGLSTTPCWRRIQKMEEEGVITGRVVLLDPNKVNTKVTAFVAVTTNEHSSDWLKRFADVIRDFPEVVEFYRMAGQVDYLLRVVVPDIDAYDAFYKKLIARIEVGDISTTFAMEQIKYTTALPLNYLPDKEAR, from the coding sequence TTGGACCGTTTGGACCGTCGTATTCTGCAAATATTGCAGGAAGACGCCACAATGCCAGTTGCAGAAATTGGCCGCCGTGTTGGCCTGTCCACAACGCCCTGTTGGCGTCGCATTCAGAAGATGGAGGAAGAGGGCGTCATCACCGGTCGGGTGGTGTTGCTCGATCCCAACAAGGTCAATACCAAGGTGACAGCCTTTGTCGCAGTGACCACCAACGAGCATTCTTCTGACTGGCTCAAGCGCTTTGCCGATGTCATTCGGGATTTTCCCGAGGTGGTGGAATTTTACCGCATGGCCGGGCAGGTGGATTATCTGCTGCGCGTTGTTGTGCCCGATATCGACGCCTATGATGCCTTTTACAAAAAGCTGATTGCCCGCATCGAGGTCGGTGACATTTCGACCACCTTTGCCATGGAGCAGATCAAATATACAACAGCACTGCCGCTCAACTATCTGCCGGACAAGGAAGCTCGTTGA